A window from Mycobacterium saskatchewanense encodes these proteins:
- a CDS encoding FAD binding domain-containing protein gives MFPFRYTKAADERSALTAAAAGARYIAGGTTLVDLMRETVERPDLLVDINALPYWSIDLRPGGISVGSLVRMADFAAHPAVRRQVPMLSQALELSASAQLRNMASIGGNLLQRTRCLYFRDMSAACNRRAPGAGCSAIGGRNRGHAILGTSPRCVATHPSDLAVALVALDAVIVARDVSGHRRFGVAELFRQPGDNPAREHNLRPGELITAVEIPIGPECRRSGYLKVRDRESYEFALTSAAVALDIGAGVVHAARVAVGGVGTVPWRLPAVEAALTGKPANADVFRAAAALAGDGAQPLSENGFKVELVKRTVERQLVTVAALA, from the coding sequence GTGTTTCCCTTCCGCTACACCAAAGCCGCCGACGAGCGTTCCGCGCTGACGGCCGCAGCAGCCGGCGCCCGGTACATCGCCGGCGGCACCACGCTGGTCGACCTGATGCGCGAGACCGTCGAACGCCCCGACTTGCTGGTTGACATCAACGCCCTGCCCTACTGGTCGATCGACCTACGGCCGGGCGGGATCTCCGTCGGTTCCCTGGTCCGGATGGCCGACTTCGCCGCGCATCCCGCTGTGCGCCGACAGGTTCCGATGCTCAGTCAGGCCCTCGAGCTCAGCGCCTCCGCGCAGCTGCGCAACATGGCGTCCATCGGCGGAAACCTGCTGCAGCGCACCAGGTGCCTGTATTTCCGCGACATGTCGGCCGCCTGTAACCGGCGCGCACCGGGAGCGGGCTGCTCGGCGATCGGGGGCCGCAACCGCGGGCACGCGATCCTCGGCACCAGCCCGCGGTGCGTGGCGACGCACCCGTCGGACCTCGCGGTGGCCCTCGTTGCGCTGGACGCCGTCATCGTGGCGCGGGATGTGTCCGGGCACCGGCGATTCGGGGTCGCCGAGCTGTTCCGGCAGCCGGGCGACAACCCGGCCCGCGAGCACAACCTGCGCCCGGGGGAATTGATCACCGCGGTCGAGATCCCGATCGGGCCCGAGTGCCGCCGGTCGGGCTACCTCAAGGTGCGCGACCGCGAATCATACGAGTTCGCCTTGACTTCCGCGGCTGTGGCGCTCGACATCGGCGCCGGTGTCGTCCACGCCGCCCGGGTGGCGGTAGGCGGGGTGGGCACCGTACCGTGGCGCCTGCCGGCGGTCGAGGCCGCGCTTACCGGCAAACCGGCTAACGCCGACGTCTTCCGCGCCGCCGCCGCCCTCGCCGGCGACGGCGCGCAGCCGTTGAGCGAGAACGGTTTCAAGGTGGAGCTGGTCAAGCGCACGGTGGAGAGGCAGCTGGTCACGGTGGCGGCCCTGGCATGA
- a CDS encoding (2Fe-2S)-binding protein produces MEIHNHQLNRRTFVGGSVALGGAVAAATTVAGSDRAGPDPREEQSAFVRARINGEHREIAVDNRTSLLDMLRERAGLPGTKKGCDQGACGACTVLVDGRRINSCLTLAVMHDGAEITTIEGLADATNGGRLHPLQRAFIEEDALQCGYCTAGQIMSGVGCIAEGHAGSPAEIREWMSGNICRCGAYTNIVNAVATVARAD; encoded by the coding sequence GTGGAAATCCACAACCATCAGCTCAATCGCAGGACCTTCGTGGGGGGCTCGGTCGCGTTGGGTGGCGCTGTCGCCGCCGCAACGACGGTCGCGGGGTCCGACCGCGCCGGTCCCGACCCCCGCGAGGAACAGTCCGCCTTCGTGCGTGCCCGCATCAACGGCGAGCACCGCGAAATCGCCGTCGACAACCGCACATCCCTGCTCGACATGCTGCGCGAGCGCGCGGGACTGCCCGGCACCAAGAAGGGGTGCGACCAGGGCGCCTGCGGCGCCTGCACGGTCCTCGTGGACGGTCGCCGGATCAACTCCTGCCTGACCCTGGCGGTGATGCACGACGGAGCGGAGATCACCACCATCGAGGGCCTGGCCGACGCCACGAACGGTGGCCGGCTCCATCCGCTGCAACGGGCGTTCATCGAAGAGGACGCGTTGCAGTGCGGCTACTGCACCGCGGGCCAGATCATGTCCGGCGTCGGATGTATCGCCGAGGGGCACGCCGGCTCGCCGGCGGAGATCCGAGAGTGGATGAGCGGCAACATCTGCCGGTGCGGCGCGTACACCAACATCGTCAATGCCGTCGCGACTGTGGCCCGGGCCGACTAG
- a CDS encoding APC family permease: MDATSAGGDLRRSLGLFDAVVIGLGSMIGAGIFAALGPAARAAGAGLLWGLALAAVVAYCNATSSARLAARYPASGGTYVYGRERLGDFWGYLAGWGFVVGKTASCAAMALTFGAYAFPGHAPPAAVAAVVGLTAVNYAGVHKSAWVTRLIVAVVLGVLAAVVAAVFTSGTASAEALRPVSAHPAGVIQAAGLLFFAFAGYARIATLGEEVRDPARTVPRAISLGLGITLAVYALVAVAALAALGPRRLASASAPLSEAVRAAGTTWLVPVVQVGAAVAALGSLLALVLGVSRTTFAMARDRHLPRPLAAVHPRFRVPHRAELAIGVVVAVLAATVDLRGAISFSSFAVLIYYAIANASALRLGHDEGRPYRVIPLTGLLGCVVLAFAMPLSAVLSGVAVLGIGVAAYAIRRLGARRF, from the coding sequence GTGGACGCCACGTCCGCCGGCGGGGATCTCCGCCGCAGCCTGGGACTCTTCGACGCGGTGGTGATCGGGCTCGGGTCGATGATCGGCGCCGGAATCTTCGCCGCACTCGGGCCCGCCGCGCGTGCCGCGGGTGCGGGCCTGCTCTGGGGCCTCGCACTGGCGGCGGTGGTGGCCTACTGCAATGCCACCTCGTCCGCGCGGCTGGCGGCCCGCTATCCCGCCTCCGGTGGCACCTACGTCTACGGGCGGGAACGGCTCGGCGATTTCTGGGGGTATCTGGCCGGGTGGGGCTTCGTCGTCGGCAAGACGGCGTCGTGCGCGGCGATGGCTTTGACCTTCGGCGCCTACGCCTTTCCGGGGCACGCGCCCCCCGCGGCGGTCGCCGCCGTGGTGGGGCTGACCGCGGTGAACTACGCCGGCGTCCACAAGTCCGCCTGGGTCACGCGGCTGATCGTCGCGGTGGTGCTCGGCGTGCTGGCCGCCGTGGTGGCCGCCGTCTTCACCTCGGGGACCGCCTCCGCGGAGGCGCTGCGCCCCGTGAGCGCCCACCCGGCCGGCGTCATCCAGGCCGCCGGGTTGCTGTTCTTCGCCTTCGCCGGATACGCGCGCATCGCCACCCTGGGCGAAGAGGTGCGCGACCCGGCCCGAACCGTGCCCAGGGCCATCTCCCTCGGGCTCGGCATCACCCTGGCCGTCTACGCGCTGGTGGCCGTCGCGGCGCTGGCGGCATTGGGGCCGCGGCGCTTGGCCTCTGCGTCCGCGCCGCTGTCCGAGGCGGTGCGGGCGGCCGGCACCACCTGGCTGGTGCCGGTCGTGCAGGTGGGTGCTGCGGTCGCCGCGTTGGGCTCGCTGTTGGCGTTGGTACTCGGCGTCTCGCGCACCACCTTCGCAATGGCTCGCGACCGGCACCTCCCCCGTCCGCTGGCCGCCGTGCACCCGCGATTCCGGGTGCCGCACCGTGCCGAGCTCGCCATCGGCGTCGTCGTGGCGGTACTGGCCGCGACCGTCGACCTTCGCGGCGCGATCAGCTTCTCGTCGTTCGCCGTGCTGATCTATTACGCGATCGCCAATGCCTCGGCGCTCCGCCTCGGACATGACGAAGGCCGGCCCTACCGCGTGATCCCGCTGACGGGGCTTCTCGGTTGCGTCGTGCTGGCGTTCGCGATGCCGCTGTCCGCGGTGCTCTCCGGCGTGGCGGTGCTCGGAATCGGCGTCGCGGCGTATGCGATTCGGCGACTCGGCGCCCGGAGATTCTGA
- a CDS encoding arsenate reductase/protein-tyrosine-phosphatase family protein: MVTTGRAEVPQLMRMASHPLRWALLTELAVGDRRVRELATAVDEPQNLVSYHLRLLRAAGLVAARRSSFDGRDSYYHLDLERCAGAFAEAATALHPALGTPPVSDRKPPARSVLFLCTGNSARSPMAEALLRERGQGRVRVASAGSHPKPVLHPDAVRIMRDEYGIDLRGSRPQALAVVARRRFDRVITLCDKVREYAAAQNLPTAMHWSLPDPAADGGGPREFRQLAGELDSRIGFLLPALAASPDGP, encoded by the coding sequence ATGGTGACCACCGGCCGGGCCGAGGTTCCGCAGCTGATGCGGATGGCGTCCCACCCGCTGCGCTGGGCGCTGCTGACGGAACTCGCGGTCGGCGACCGCCGGGTGCGGGAATTGGCCACCGCTGTCGACGAGCCGCAGAACCTGGTGTCCTACCACCTCCGCCTGTTGCGCGCGGCCGGGCTGGTGGCGGCCCGGCGCAGCAGCTTCGACGGCCGCGACAGCTACTACCACCTCGATCTGGAGCGGTGTGCCGGTGCGTTCGCCGAGGCGGCCACCGCGCTGCATCCGGCGCTCGGCACGCCGCCGGTCTCGGACCGCAAGCCGCCCGCGCGGTCGGTGTTGTTCTTGTGTACGGGCAACAGCGCGCGTTCGCCCATGGCCGAGGCGCTGCTGCGCGAACGGGGCCAGGGCCGCGTCCGGGTGGCGAGCGCCGGCAGCCACCCCAAGCCGGTGCTGCATCCGGACGCCGTGCGAATCATGCGCGACGAGTACGGGATCGACCTTCGTGGCAGCAGACCGCAGGCCCTGGCCGTGGTTGCCCGTCGGCGCTTCGATCGCGTGATCACCCTATGCGATAAGGTCCGCGAATACGCGGCCGCCCAGAACCTGCCCACGGCGATGCACTGGAGCCTGCCCGACCCGGCGGCCGACGGCGGCGGCCCCCGTGAATTCCGGCAATTGGCAGGGGAATTGGACAGCCGCATCGGGTTCTTGCTGCCGGCGCTCGCCGCCTCCCCGGATGGGCCCTGA
- a CDS encoding multicopper oxidase family protein, which yields MVDRRGFLRGGALALLAAGGGAGAVAACSKTTPPGPPGGKADHTLRIGTGTVELAPDMVVSTLTYNGQFPGPLLRFKEGRRTWVDIVNDTDAPEQLHWHGQHVGIDVDGSAEEGTPYIPAHGTRRISFLSGPAGFRFYHSHVVPRDDLSRGQYAGLVGPVYIEPKENPGAYDQEIFLTLKEFQPAFSRGGDMAKDFLAGEPDADLREKGESSMRASLARGEPHGFEVSYGAFAVNGRMLGHGDPIRVRQGDRVLLHVLNGSATETRSLALPGHSLRVVALDGNPVPNTATVPVLWVGAAERVSAVVTMDNPGVWVFGDLDDDDRAHGMGIVVEYAGRGGDPQWAAPPPFTWDYRLFATPNPAPAPPPDRTLEMLIEKRNAADNGFNVWTMNATPFSMSANRPVLDVRRNGRYRLRFRNATDDLHPMHLHRHTFEITHVAGTPTAGVRKDVAMLGGYQSMEVDFVADQPGLSLLHCHQQIHMDYGLMLLINSS from the coding sequence GTGGTCGACCGGCGGGGCTTCTTGAGAGGCGGTGCGCTGGCGTTGCTTGCCGCCGGCGGCGGTGCCGGCGCCGTCGCGGCATGCTCCAAGACCACGCCCCCGGGCCCGCCCGGCGGCAAGGCCGATCACACGCTGCGGATCGGGACCGGCACCGTGGAACTCGCGCCGGACATGGTCGTGTCGACCCTCACCTACAACGGCCAGTTCCCGGGCCCGCTGCTGCGGTTCAAAGAGGGCCGACGAACGTGGGTGGACATCGTCAACGACACCGACGCGCCGGAACAACTGCACTGGCACGGCCAGCACGTGGGCATCGACGTCGACGGCTCCGCCGAGGAGGGCACCCCTTACATCCCCGCCCATGGCACGCGGCGCATCTCGTTCCTCTCCGGCCCCGCGGGGTTTCGCTTCTACCACTCCCACGTGGTCCCGCGCGACGACCTGTCCCGCGGTCAGTACGCCGGCCTGGTCGGCCCCGTCTACATCGAACCGAAGGAGAATCCCGGGGCCTACGACCAGGAGATCTTCCTGACGCTCAAGGAATTCCAGCCCGCCTTCAGCCGGGGCGGCGACATGGCCAAGGACTTCCTGGCCGGCGAACCGGACGCCGACCTCAGGGAGAAGGGCGAGTCGTCGATGCGGGCCTCGCTCGCCCGCGGCGAGCCGCACGGCTTCGAGGTGAGTTACGGGGCGTTTGCCGTCAACGGGCGCATGCTCGGCCATGGTGATCCCATCCGGGTCCGTCAAGGCGATCGGGTGCTCCTGCACGTGCTCAACGGCAGCGCCACCGAGACCCGCAGCCTGGCGCTGCCTGGCCACTCGCTCAGAGTGGTGGCGCTGGACGGCAACCCGGTGCCCAACACCGCGACGGTCCCGGTGTTGTGGGTGGGGGCGGCGGAACGGGTCTCGGCGGTGGTCACGATGGACAACCCCGGGGTTTGGGTGTTCGGAGATCTCGACGACGACGACCGGGCGCACGGCATGGGAATCGTCGTCGAATACGCCGGGCGCGGCGGGGATCCGCAGTGGGCGGCGCCGCCGCCGTTCACCTGGGACTACCGGTTGTTCGCCACACCCAATCCCGCACCCGCCCCGCCGCCCGACCGCACCCTCGAGATGCTGATCGAGAAGCGCAACGCCGCGGACAACGGCTTCAACGTCTGGACGATGAACGCCACCCCGTTCTCGATGAGCGCCAATCGGCCGGTGCTCGACGTGCGGCGAAATGGGCGCTACCGCTTGCGGTTCCGCAACGCCACCGACGACTTGCACCCGATGCACCTACACCGGCACACCTTCGAGATCACCCACGTCGCAGGCACGCCGACCGCCGGGGTGCGCAAGGACGTCGCGATGCTGGGCGGCTACCAGAGCATGGAGGTCGACTTCGTCGCCGACCAGCCCGGCCTGTCGCTGCTGCACTGCCATCAGCAGATTCACATGGACTACGGCCTCATGTTGTTGATCAATAGCAGCTGA
- a CDS encoding LLM class F420-dependent oxidoreductase codes for MDCRIFTDPSNGATYDDLQESASLAEEFGFTGFFLSDHYLPFAGDGRPGPTDAWTTLAGLARDTSRIRLGSLVTAVTFRHPGPLAIVVAQVDAMSRGRIEFGLGAGYFEPEHAALGIPFPPVGERFDRLEEALELITGLWRTPTEQRYSFSGKRFELLDAPALPKPWQDPGPPIILGGTGTRRTPALAARFANEFNLQTSRRRAPLEHHRSELKSDDVAGQIARVRAAAREIGRDPAEITFSMTALVGVGRTDDSAAAWLDPEHYGSQSFDGTTLSGTPARIVDQVAPYAELGISRLYVRTPARMRTLAGNFELFASDVLPRLAAMSAA; via the coding sequence ATGGACTGCAGGATCTTCACCGACCCCAGCAACGGTGCGACCTACGATGACCTGCAGGAATCCGCCAGCCTGGCAGAGGAATTCGGCTTCACCGGATTCTTCCTCTCCGACCACTACCTGCCCTTCGCCGGCGACGGCCGGCCCGGGCCCACGGACGCGTGGACGACGCTGGCCGGGCTGGCGCGCGACACTTCGCGCATCCGTCTCGGTTCACTGGTGACGGCCGTCACCTTCCGACACCCCGGGCCGCTGGCGATCGTCGTGGCGCAGGTGGACGCAATGAGCCGGGGCCGAATCGAATTTGGCTTAGGCGCGGGCTATTTCGAGCCGGAGCACGCCGCGCTCGGCATCCCCTTTCCGCCAGTCGGGGAACGTTTCGACCGGCTGGAAGAGGCCCTGGAGCTCATCACGGGGCTCTGGCGCACTCCCACCGAACAGCGATATTCGTTCAGCGGCAAGCGTTTCGAGCTGCTCGACGCCCCGGCGCTCCCCAAGCCCTGGCAAGATCCGGGTCCGCCGATCATCCTCGGCGGCACCGGAACGCGGCGCACGCCCGCCCTGGCGGCCCGCTTCGCCAACGAATTCAACCTGCAGACGAGCCGCCGCCGCGCACCGCTCGAGCACCACCGAAGCGAGCTGAAAAGCGACGATGTCGCGGGACAGATCGCCCGGGTGCGCGCCGCGGCGCGGGAAATCGGTCGAGATCCGGCCGAGATCACATTCTCCATGACGGCCCTCGTCGGGGTCGGCCGCACCGACGACAGCGCCGCGGCCTGGCTCGATCCCGAGCACTATGGCTCCCAAAGCTTCGACGGGACCACGCTGTCCGGAACGCCGGCGCGCATCGTCGACCAGGTGGCGCCCTACGCGGAACTGGGCATCTCGCGGCTGTACGTCCGTACGCCGGCGAGGATGCGGACCCTGGCGGGCAATTTCGAATTGTTCGCGTCCGACGTGCTGCCCCGGCTCGCGGCGATGTCGGCGGCCTAA
- a CDS encoding DUF4190 domain-containing protein has translation MSYTPGPDAPPPQPPAGGYPPPPSYPSPPYQGGGYPPPPSYQSPYPPPYYVPPAPQPPTTSGFAVASLVFGLLGGVLFSVIFGIIALGRTKPGRQRGRGMAIAGLVLSAVWVAAIAAAVVVAVLSPTDTVSARNVKAGDCLADIPTGNRVKFVNTIGCEHPHLGEVVAVLTMPDGQFPDESVFGDYDQRCRDSLASYSSTAVQDPSVDLAVMPPSRDSWRQGDRDIACIATFKSKKTGSIRG, from the coding sequence ATGTCGTACACACCGGGCCCCGACGCGCCGCCCCCGCAACCCCCGGCGGGCGGCTACCCGCCGCCACCCTCCTACCCGTCGCCGCCGTACCAAGGTGGCGGCTACCCGCCGCCGCCCTCGTACCAAAGTCCCTATCCGCCGCCCTATTACGTGCCGCCGGCGCCACAACCGCCGACGACGAGCGGGTTCGCCGTCGCGTCCCTGGTGTTCGGCCTCCTGGGCGGTGTCCTGTTCAGCGTCATCTTCGGGATCATCGCCCTCGGGCGGACCAAGCCCGGTCGCCAGCGCGGTCGCGGCATGGCAATCGCTGGGCTGGTCCTGTCCGCGGTGTGGGTGGCGGCGATCGCCGCGGCCGTCGTGGTCGCCGTCTTGTCGCCGACCGACACGGTGAGCGCCCGAAATGTCAAGGCCGGGGACTGCCTGGCGGACATCCCCACTGGCAATCGGGTCAAGTTCGTCAACACGATCGGCTGCGAACACCCACACCTCGGCGAGGTCGTCGCGGTGCTGACCATGCCCGACGGGCAGTTTCCCGACGAGTCGGTATTCGGTGACTACGACCAGCGGTGCCGGGACTCGCTGGCGTCGTATTCGTCCACGGCGGTACAGGACCCGAGCGTCGACCTGGCCGTGATGCCGCCCTCGCGGGACTCCTGGAGGCAGGGCGACCGCGACATAGCCTGCATCGCGACGTTCAAGTCCAAGAAGACCGGGTCCATCAGGGGCTGA
- a CDS encoding FAD-dependent oxidoreductase, whose protein sequence is MNRKRVVIAGLGDVGVLTAIRLSPHADVVGVSAKPALVSGQELGLRLSRPRDWARDYWVPFDRFRRLDGVRIVQAELTGVDLPTRTVFARRSDGATVAEPYDALVISTGVSSGFWRRPTLQSPAEIGTDLNAAHERLAAAGSVIVVGGGAAAVSSAFNMAVTWPDKRIDLYFPGPDALIGYHPRTWQRIRHRLTDLGVGIHPRHRAALPDGVPCDEVTGEPVHWSTGQAPARAEAVLWAIGRVRPNTEWLPPDLLDERGFVPVTPDLRVPGQRGVFAVGDVAATDPLRSSARNGGDALVARNVLAEFAGRPMRSYRAPVRRWGSLLGVQRNGLEVFLPTGHAFRFPAWSVERVVMPWVVRWGMYRGVRHNDPFGYAGVSTSSADES, encoded by the coding sequence ATGAACCGCAAACGCGTCGTGATTGCGGGGCTGGGCGATGTGGGTGTCCTGACGGCCATCCGCCTGTCCCCGCACGCCGACGTCGTCGGCGTATCCGCCAAACCCGCGCTCGTCAGCGGCCAGGAACTCGGCCTGCGGCTGTCCCGCCCGCGCGACTGGGCCCGCGACTATTGGGTTCCCTTCGACCGGTTCCGCCGCCTCGACGGCGTCCGAATCGTTCAGGCCGAGCTGACCGGCGTGGACCTGCCCACCCGGACGGTGTTCGCCCGCCGCAGCGACGGGGCAACCGTCGCCGAGCCCTACGACGCTCTGGTCATCTCCACCGGGGTCAGCAGCGGCTTCTGGCGCCGGCCGACCCTGCAGTCACCCGCCGAGATCGGCACGGACCTCAACGCGGCCCATGAGCGCCTCGCCGCGGCCGGATCGGTGATCGTCGTAGGCGGCGGCGCGGCGGCGGTCAGCAGCGCCTTCAACATGGCCGTCACGTGGCCCGACAAACGGATCGACCTCTACTTCCCAGGCCCCGACGCCCTGATCGGGTATCACCCGCGCACCTGGCAACGCATCCGGCACCGGCTCACGGACCTGGGTGTGGGGATCCATCCGAGGCACCGCGCAGCGCTGCCCGACGGCGTCCCGTGCGACGAGGTGACCGGCGAGCCGGTGCACTGGAGCACCGGGCAGGCGCCGGCGCGCGCCGAGGCCGTGCTGTGGGCGATCGGCCGGGTCCGGCCGAACACCGAGTGGCTGCCGCCGGACCTACTAGACGAGCGGGGATTCGTGCCAGTCACCCCGGACCTGCGGGTGCCCGGTCAGCGAGGCGTCTTCGCGGTCGGGGACGTCGCGGCGACCGACCCGCTGCGCAGCTCCGCCCGTAACGGCGGGGACGCGCTGGTTGCCCGCAACGTGCTCGCCGAGTTCGCCGGGCGACCGATGCGCTCCTACCGTGCGCCGGTGCGGCGGTGGGGCTCGTTGCTCGGCGTCCAGCGCAACGGCCTAGAGGTCTTCCTGCCGACCGGCCATGCGTTCCGATTTCCGGCATGGTCCGTCGAACGGGTCGTCATGCCGTGGGTCGTCCGGTGGGGCATGTATCGCGGGGTGCGGCACAACGACCCGTTCGGGTACGCAGGTGTGTCGACGTCAAGCGCCGACGAATCGTGA
- a CDS encoding 3-ketosteroid-delta-1-dehydrogenase has translation MHTTIPAGLPVSDTAVDLLVVGSGTGTAAALAAHEAGLSVLIVEKSSYVGGSTARSGGALWLPASPVLRDAGANDTAERAGIYLDSVVAGSAPHQRSATFLAQVPATVAMLRRTTSLRLFWARDYSDYHPEEPGGSAAGRTCECRPLDLSILGEHRSRLRPGVLEAGVSIPTTGADYRWMNLVTRVPRKGIPTFARRVAQGVGGQLLGRRYAAGGQALMAGLFAGVLRAGIPVWTDTTLLRLAGGADRVTGAVVDHGGRDVTITARRGVVLATGGFDHNMDMRWKFQSESLGANLSLGAETNTGEGIRAAQERGAGTDLMNQAWWFPAVAPLPGKPPAVMLAERSLPGCLIVDQSGRRFANESADYMSFGQRLLELERSGSPVEAMWIVFDQQYRNSYVFGAQLFPRMKVPQPWYDAGIAARADSFAGLAAAIGVPVPEFTATMTRFNESACAGQDPDFGRGRSAYDRYYGDPTVTPNPNLRPLRKGPFYAVKVVLSDLGTCGGLKADERARVLREDGGPVAGLYAIGNTAANAFGTTYPGAGATIAQGLVYGYIAGRDAAAR, from the coding sequence GTGCACACCACGATCCCCGCCGGGCTTCCGGTGTCCGATACCGCCGTGGACCTGCTGGTGGTCGGATCGGGCACCGGCACGGCCGCCGCGTTAGCCGCCCATGAAGCCGGGCTTTCGGTGCTGATCGTCGAGAAGTCCTCTTACGTCGGCGGATCGACCGCACGTTCCGGCGGCGCGCTGTGGCTGCCAGCGTCCCCGGTGTTGCGCGACGCCGGTGCCAACGACACCGCCGAGCGCGCCGGCATCTACCTGGACTCCGTGGTCGCGGGCTCGGCGCCGCACCAACGATCGGCCACATTCCTCGCCCAGGTCCCCGCGACGGTCGCGATGCTGCGCCGGACGACCTCGCTGCGCCTGTTCTGGGCTCGCGACTACTCCGACTACCATCCGGAGGAACCGGGCGGCAGCGCCGCGGGCCGGACGTGCGAGTGTCGCCCGCTGGACCTGTCGATCCTCGGGGAACACCGCAGCCGGCTGCGGCCGGGTGTGCTGGAGGCGGGCGTCTCGATACCGACGACGGGGGCGGACTACCGCTGGATGAACCTGGTGACACGGGTGCCGCGCAAGGGGATTCCGACGTTCGCCAGGCGCGTCGCGCAGGGCGTGGGCGGGCAGCTGCTGGGCCGGCGCTACGCGGCGGGCGGTCAGGCCTTGATGGCCGGCCTCTTCGCGGGCGTGCTGCGGGCCGGCATTCCGGTGTGGACGGACACCACGCTGCTTCGCCTCGCCGGCGGCGCAGACCGCGTGACTGGAGCCGTCGTCGACCACGGCGGCCGCGACGTGACCATCACCGCGCGGCGCGGGGTGGTGCTGGCCACCGGCGGGTTCGACCACAACATGGACATGCGGTGGAAATTCCAGTCGGAGTCGCTGGGCGCCAACCTGAGCCTCGGCGCCGAGACGAACACCGGCGAGGGGATCCGCGCGGCGCAGGAACGGGGCGCCGGCACCGATCTGATGAACCAGGCGTGGTGGTTCCCCGCCGTCGCGCCACTCCCCGGCAAGCCGCCCGCGGTGATGCTGGCCGAACGGTCGCTGCCCGGCTGCCTGATCGTCGACCAGAGCGGCCGCCGGTTCGCCAACGAGTCCGCGGACTACATGTCCTTCGGCCAGCGGCTGCTCGAGCTGGAACGGTCGGGCAGCCCGGTCGAGGCGATGTGGATCGTCTTCGACCAGCAATACCGCAACAGTTACGTCTTCGGTGCCCAACTCTTTCCGCGCATGAAGGTCCCGCAGCCCTGGTACGACGCTGGCATCGCGGCGCGGGCCGACAGCTTCGCCGGGCTGGCCGCGGCGATCGGTGTGCCGGTGCCGGAGTTCACCGCGACCATGACTCGGTTCAACGAAAGCGCCTGCGCCGGACAGGATCCCGATTTCGGCCGGGGCCGCAGCGCTTACGACCGCTACTACGGCGACCCGACCGTCACGCCCAACCCCAATCTGCGTCCGCTGCGCAAAGGCCCGTTCTATGCGGTCAAGGTGGTGCTCAGCGACCTCGGCACCTGCGGCGGGCTCAAGGCCGACGAGCGCGCGCGGGTATTGCGCGAGGACGGCGGCCCCGTCGCCGGCCTGTACGCGATCGGCAACACCGCCGCCAATGCATTCGGAACGACGTATCCCGGAGCGGGCGCGACGATCGCGCAGGGGCTGGTGTACGGCTACATCGCTGGGCGGGACGCGGCGGCCCGATAG
- a CDS encoding Rieske 2Fe-2S domain-containing protein, which yields MTAQSDVEVRHIEARPVPTRFARGWHCLGLARDFGDGKPHPINAFGQKLVVFRGSDGDINVLDGYCRHMGGDLSEGEVKGNEIACPFHDWRWSGDGRCKQVPYARRTPRLARTRAWTTLQQDGMLFLWNDPEGNAPPPEITIPRIQGATSDGWTDWHWYTTVVRSNCREIIDNVVDMAHFFYIHGSLPTYFKNIFEGHVATQYMNGEGRPDLGGTVGAEMLGTTSVASYYGPSFMIDDLTYHYRTGDAHSILINCHYPIDANSFVLQYGIIVKKSEGMPADQAMQTAIKLGDYIKLGFEQDVQIWRHKARIDNPLLVEEDGPVYQLRRWYEQFYVDAADVTPDMVDRFEFELDTSRPYEAWMKEVQDNMATHPAGVGPA from the coding sequence ATGACAGCGCAGTCAGATGTCGAGGTCCGACACATCGAAGCGCGGCCCGTGCCGACGCGGTTCGCCCGAGGCTGGCACTGCCTGGGCCTGGCCCGGGACTTCGGTGACGGCAAGCCGCACCCAATCAACGCCTTCGGCCAGAAACTGGTCGTCTTTCGCGGGTCGGACGGCGACATCAACGTGCTCGACGGGTACTGCCGGCACATGGGAGGGGACCTGTCCGAGGGCGAGGTCAAGGGCAACGAGATCGCCTGTCCCTTCCACGACTGGCGCTGGAGCGGCGACGGGCGGTGCAAGCAGGTGCCGTACGCCCGGCGCACCCCGCGGCTGGCCCGCACCCGAGCCTGGACCACGCTGCAACAGGACGGCATGTTGTTCCTGTGGAACGACCCGGAGGGCAACGCGCCGCCGCCGGAGATCACCATCCCGCGCATCCAGGGCGCGACGAGCGACGGGTGGACCGACTGGCACTGGTACACCACCGTCGTGCGAAGCAACTGCCGCGAAATCATCGACAACGTGGTCGATATGGCGCACTTCTTCTACATCCACGGCTCGCTGCCCACCTATTTCAAGAACATCTTCGAGGGGCATGTGGCGACGCAATACATGAACGGCGAGGGCCGGCCCGATCTGGGGGGCACGGTGGGTGCCGAGATGCTCGGCACCACCTCGGTCGCCTCTTACTACGGCCCGTCCTTCATGATCGACGACCTGACCTACCACTACCGCACCGGTGATGCGCACTCGATCCTGATCAATTGCCATTACCCGATCGACGCGAATTCCTTTGTGCTGCAATACGGCATCATCGTGAAGAAGTCGGAGGGCATGCCCGCGGACCAGGCCATGCAGACCGCGATCAAACTCGGCGACTACATCAAGCTGGGATTCGAACAGGACGTGCAGATCTGGCGACACAAGGCACGCATCGACAATCCACTGCTGGTCGAGGAGGACGGGCCGGTCTACCAGCTGCGCCGCTGGTATGAACAGTTCTACGTCGACGCCGCCGACGTGACGCCGGATATGGTGGACCGCTTCGAATTCGAGCTCGACACCAGCCGGCCCTACGAGGCCTGGATGAAAGAGGTCCAGGACAACATGGCGACCCACCCGGCCGGGGTAGGTCCGGCGTGA